The DNA region TGGTTACGCACGCGGACAATTAAAAACTCTGCCCCCAAAGTTTTGGCAATCATGGCAGAAATAATATTGACCTCATCATGAGGAGAAGCCGCAATAAAGACTTGGGCGTTTTGAACATTGGCTTCACGTTGCACTTCAACGTCAACACCGTTACCCACTACCCCCTTGATATCTACCTCATCGATTAAATCATCAATGACCCGCGAATCGTTATCAATTAAGGTCAGGTTGTGACCTTCTTTAATTAACCCATGAAGGATGTCCTCTCCGAGTTTTCCCCCTCCTACAACGACAATATCCATATATCCTCCTAAAAATTGCAATAAAAGTTATAGTAAAAATGCACAAAATGCCCCCTAAACAACTTGTTTGGAAGGCACTTCGCGATTTTACCTAAAAAAATCTTACTTAAAATGTTGCTTCTAATGGTGGTACAACTTGTTTTTTACGTGATACAACGCCTGGTAAAGCAATTTGGTTGTCATTCACTTGACCGCCAAAGGCTTGTTCAGCATGTTGCATAAAGTCTTCAGAACCCACTAACAGACCTTCTGAATCACTTGTTAAAATGTTTGTTACCACTAATAAGAATGCGGCATATTCGTTTTCAGCTACTAAGTCTTTCATTGCTGCAATCACTTCGTCTTTACGTTTCAAGACATCGTCAACATCTACGACATTGATTTGACCAATACGTACTGGTTTGCCGTCCATTTCAAATGATTTAGCGTCGCCATCAGCAATTTCACTTGCAGATTTAGCGTCTACATTTGTACCTGATTTCAATAAAGCTAAACCGTAAGCTTCAACATCTACGCCAGCGATCTCTGCTAAAGCTAAACCAACTTCTTGATCTTTTTCTGTTGTTGTTGGTGATTTGAATAATAAAGTATCAGAGATGATAGCTGATAGCATTAAACCAGCGATTTCTTTAGGTATTTCGATACCTTTTTCTTGGAACAATTCGAAAATAATTGTTTGAGAACAACCATATGGTTTAGCAATGAAAGTTAATGGTGTGGCACTTGTGAAATCACCAATTTTGTGGTGGTCAACAACTGAATGCACTTCAACTTCTGCTAAGTCAGCGACTGATTGTTGCGACTCGTTGTGGTCTACTAAAGCAACTGTATCTGTTTGCGTTCCAATAGATTCAATTACACGTGGTGCCTCTTGACCAAATTCATTCAAGGCATAGGCAGTTTCTTCGTTAACTTGTCCTAAGGCAACCGCTTCTGCTTCAAGTCCTTGTTGGTTTAATAAATAGGCATATGAAATAGCAGATGTAATGGCATCTGTATCTGGATTTTGATGTCCGAAAACTAAAATTTTATTCACGTTTATTGCTCCTTTTTGAATTCAATGATAATCACATTTTAACATAGATTAATTCGAAAAAAGGAACTTTTCGAAAAATCCGAAAAATTCCTTTTAAGTTGATTTTTTGACTATATTTCAGGTCATATTTGCCTAAAACTCTTGGTACACCGCTGGATCTTGGTTGGCTGCGCGGCCGTCTGGCTTATCTAAACGGTCAAATACGGCCAAGTCTTCTTCATCCAGTTTGAAGTCAAAGAAGTCTAAGTTTTCAATTTGACGCGCTTTCTTGCTTGATTTAGGGATTGGCATAGCCCCTAATTGCGTTTGCCAGCGTAAAATTGTTTGACCAGCAGACTTATCGTATTTAGCAGCTACTGCTTTGATGTCTTCATTTTCTAAAACTGATTTATCAATCTTTTCATTCGCGCGAACAAAAGGTGACCAAGATTGAGTAATAATGCCCTTCTCCTCATGGTAAGCGCGTTGCGCTTTTTGTTGGAAGTAAGGGTGCATTTCTACTTGGTTTACCACTGGTAAGACGCTAGTTTCACGCTCAATGCGGTCAATATGTTCTGGTAAGAAGTTGCTGACACCTAGATTTTTGATGTAGCCACGTCTTTGGGCTTCAATCAGTGCTTGCCAAGCTTCAACATAGTGGTCTTCTTTTGGATTTGGCCAGTGAATCAAGTAAAAATCATAGTAGTCTAAGTTTGCCCGCATTAATGATTCTTGAATAGTCACTAAGGCATCATCGTATTTGTGGTAACGACCAGGTAATTTTGAAGCCACTTGAATCTCGTCTCTTGGAATTCCAGATCGACGAATAGCTTCACCTACTGTTGCTTCATTTTCATAGTTGTAGGCTGAATCTAGGTAACGGTAACCTGCTTCTAAGGCTGACTGGATAGATTCTACCCCATCATATCCTTTAAGTTTGTATGTACCAAAACCGATTTGTGGGACTTTGGTCCCATCATGCGCTGTATAAGTTGGTATTGTCATCGAATAGCTCCCTTCAAATTATAAGTTATAATC from Aerococcus urinaeequi includes:
- a CDS encoding manganese-dependent inorganic pyrophosphatase, translated to MNKILVFGHQNPDTDAITSAISYAYLLNQQGLEAEAVALGQVNEETAYALNEFGQEAPRVIESIGTQTDTVALVDHNESQQSVADLAEVEVHSVVDHHKIGDFTSATPLTFIAKPYGCSQTIIFELFQEKGIEIPKEIAGLMLSAIISDTLLFKSPTTTEKDQEVGLALAEIAGVDVEAYGLALLKSGTNVDAKSASEIADGDAKSFEMDGKPVRIGQINVVDVDDVLKRKDEVIAAMKDLVAENEYAAFLLVVTNILTSDSEGLLVGSEDFMQHAEQAFGGQVNDNQIALPGVVSRKKQVVPPLEATF
- a CDS encoding aldo/keto reductase; this encodes MTIPTYTAHDGTKVPQIGFGTYKLKGYDGVESIQSALEAGYRYLDSAYNYENEATVGEAIRRSGIPRDEIQVASKLPGRYHKYDDALVTIQESLMRANLDYYDFYLIHWPNPKEDHYVEAWQALIEAQRRGYIKNLGVSNFLPEHIDRIERETSVLPVVNQVEMHPYFQQKAQRAYHEEKGIITQSWSPFVRANEKIDKSVLENEDIKAVAAKYDKSAGQTILRWQTQLGAMPIPKSSKKARQIENLDFFDFKLDEEDLAVFDRLDKPDGRAANQDPAVYQEF